CTGCTCGACCCGCGCAGCCGCTTCGATGACTGGGCCATGCTGCTGGAGAGCCGCAACGCGCTGCACATGCTCGAGGACACCTGCGAAGACCAGCGCAGCGCCGTGCAGGAGTGGATCGACGCCTTGGACGAGTGGCCCGATGAACCGGCGAAGGACAAGCGCCGCGAGCGCGAGTTGCTGCGCGTGCGCTCGCGCGACGTGCTCGAGCACATCGAGCGCGTGTTGACCCACGTCAGGCGGCTGGAGCACAGTGCCGAGACGGCGGTGCAGATGCACTTCAGCGCACTCGGGCACCGCACCAACACCATCATGCGCACGCTCACGGCGCTGACGGCGATCTTCCTGCCGCTGAACCTGATCACCGGCTTCTTCGGCATGAACTTCGAGTTCCTGCCGCTCATCCACAACAGCTCGGGCGTGTGGGTGGCCATGCTGATGATGGCCGTGGTGGTGGTGGGCCTGGTGCTGATGTTCCGGCGCAACCGCTACCTGGGCAGCCGCGGCGAGCGCTGATGCCTGCGATGAGCGCGCGCCAGTTCTGGGTGCTGGCGGCTCTCACGCTGGTGTGGGGCCTCAACTGGCCGGTGATGAAGGCCGGGGTCAGCGGGCTGCCGGACGCGCCCAGTGCCTACCCGCCGCTCACCTTCCGCGCGCTGTCGATGTGGCTGGGGCTGCCGGTGCTGGGTCTGGCGCTGCTGTGGCTGAAGGTGCCGTTTGCGATGCCGCGCCGGCACTGGCGCGAACTGGGGCTGCTGACCCTGAGCAACATGGTGGTATGGCACGTGGTGGTGATCATCGGCGTGCAGCAGCTCAGCTCGGGGCGCTCGGCCATCCTTGGCTACACGATGCCGGTGTTTGCGGCGCTTTGGGGGCGCTGGATCTGGGGCGACCGCCTCCCGGCGCAGGCCTGGGCCGGCGTGGCGGCAGCCGGCTGCGGCGTGCTGCTGCTGCTGTGGAGCGAGCTCTCGGCCTTCGGCGGCCATCCCGATGCCGTGCTGGCCATCGTCGCGGCGGCCGCGGTCTGGGCCTGGGGCACGCACCGCCTGCGCCGCAGCCCGATCGACCTGCCGCTGCTGGCCGTCGTGTTCTGGATGACGGCGGTCACCGCGGTCGTGCTGACACTGGCCGCGGCACTGTTCGAGCGCGGGCAGTGGCGCACCCCCGAGCCGCTGGTGCGGGGCAGCATCGCTTACAACGCCGTGGCCGTGTTCGGCTTCGCGCACGCGGCCTGGTTCTACCTGGCGCGCACGCTGCCCCCTGTGGCCAGCTCGATCAGCGTCATGCTGATCCCGGTGCTGGGCGTCTTCAGCGGCGCCTTGCTGCTGGGTGAGACCGTGCACGCCAGCGACTGGGCCGCTGTGGCGCTGATCGTGCTGGCGATCGCGCTGGTGCTGCTGCCGCGCAGACCCTAGAGCACCCGCCGCCGTGCCAGCGGCGGGTGGTCCACCTAGAGCACCCGCCGCCGTGCCAGCGGCGGGTGGTCCACCTAGAGCACCCGCCGCCGTGCCAGCGGCGGGTTGCGGGCAAAGTAGCGCTGGATGCCGTCGGCCAACGCGTCCACCAGCTGCGCCCGGAAGGCCGGGTCGCGCAGGCGCTGCTCTTCCTCGGGGTTCGAAATGAAGGCCGTCTCCACCAGGATGCTCGGGATGTCGGGCGCGCGCAGCACCGCGAAGCCGGCCTGCTCCACCTGGCGCTTGTGCAGCCGGCCGACGCGCCCGATGCCTTGAAGCACCTCGCCGCCCAGGCGGAGGCTGTCGCGGATCTGCGCCGCCGTGCTCATGTCGGCCATCGTGGCCAGCAGCTGGCGGTCGCGCACCGCGGCCACGCCGGCCAGGTTGACGCCGCCCACGCGGTCGGCGGCGTTCTCCCGCTCGGCCATCCAGCGCGCGGCGCTGCTGGTGGCGCCGCGCTCCGACAGCACGAACACGCTGGCGCCTCGCGCCTCGCGCCGCACGAAGGCGTCGGCGTGGATGCTCACGAACAGGTCGGCCTGCACCCGCCGCGCCTTGCGCACGCGCTCGGCCAGCGGCACGAAGAAGTCGCCGTCGCGCGTGAGCATCACGCGCATGCCGGGCACGGCGTTCAGGCGGTCGCGCAGTGCCAGCGAGACGGCCAGCACGACGTCCTTCTCGCGCAGGCCGGTGGGGCCGATGGCGCCGGGGTCTTCGCCGCCGTGGCCGGCGTCGATGGCGACGATGATCAGCCGGTCCACCTTGCGGCGCTCTTCCGGCGTGGCCGGCGTCGGCGGCGGCTTGGGCGCCGGGGTCTGCAACACGGGCGGCGGTGCCGATGCCGCCGGGGCGGCCGGGCCGGCCCCGGGCGGCGGCGCCACGGCCACCGGCGGCTGCGACTCGATGCGGGCAATCAGCTCGCCCAGGGCGTCCTGCAGGGCCCGGGCGGCGCGCTGCTCGGCGGCCTCCTTGTCGCGCACCAGCGCCAGCAGCGGGTCGGCCTCCTGCAGCGGGTAGAGATCAAACAGGAGCCGGTGCTGGTAGGGCTCCACCGGTGCCAGCATGAACTGCTCGGGCCGCACCGGCTGCTTGAGGTCGAAGACCAGCCGCACCACGCGCGGCAGGTACTGGCCGACGCGCACGCCGGCAATGTAGGGATCGTCGGGGCGCACCTGGCCCACCAGCTCGCGCAGCGCGGCGTCGAGGACGAGCCGGTCGATGTCGACAACCAGCCTCGGCGGCGCCTCCACCAGCGTGTGCGTGGCCGCCAGCGGAGTGTCGGACTCGACGGTGACGCGCGTGTAGTCGCGGGCCGGCCACACGCGCACGGCCAGGATGCCGGCGCCGTGGGCGAGCTGCGGCGCCGTGATCAAGAGCACCGTGGTGCCGAGGGCATCGCGGCGCTTCATGCCGGAGCAGGCCCCAGCGCCTGCAGCAGCGCCCAGCCTTGCCGCGTGCCGGCCTCCACCCGCACGCTGCGGGCGTTGTCGTCGGTGGGTTCCAGGTGCAGCGCCAGGTCGGCCGGCGGCAGCACGGCCGCGGCCTTCTGTGGCCACTCGGCCAGTTTCAGGCCCGGCGCGGCGAAGACGTCGCGGAAGCCGGCGTCGAGCCACTCGCGCGCGTCGTCGAAGCGGTAGAAATCGAAGTGCGAGATCGACAATCCCGCGGCCG
This is a stretch of genomic DNA from Ideonella sp. WA131b. It encodes these proteins:
- a CDS encoding DMT family transporter; translated protein: MPAMSARQFWVLAALTLVWGLNWPVMKAGVSGLPDAPSAYPPLTFRALSMWLGLPVLGLALLWLKVPFAMPRRHWRELGLLTLSNMVVWHVVVIIGVQQLSSGRSAILGYTMPVFAALWGRWIWGDRLPAQAWAGVAAAGCGVLLLLWSELSAFGGHPDAVLAIVAAAAVWAWGTHRLRRSPIDLPLLAVVFWMTAVTAVVLTLAAALFERGQWRTPEPLVRGSIAYNAVAVFGFAHAAWFYLARTLPPVASSISVMLIPVLGVFSGALLLGETVHASDWAAVALIVLAIALVLLPRRP
- a CDS encoding N-acetylmuramoyl-L-alanine amidase encodes the protein MKRRDALGTTVLLITAPQLAHGAGILAVRVWPARDYTRVTVESDTPLAATHTLVEAPPRLVVDIDRLVLDAALRELVGQVRPDDPYIAGVRVGQYLPRVVRLVFDLKQPVRPEQFMLAPVEPYQHRLLFDLYPLQEADPLLALVRDKEAAEQRAARALQDALGELIARIESQPPVAVAPPPGAGPAAPAASAPPPVLQTPAPKPPPTPATPEERRKVDRLIIVAIDAGHGGEDPGAIGPTGLREKDVVLAVSLALRDRLNAVPGMRVMLTRDGDFFVPLAERVRKARRVQADLFVSIHADAFVRREARGASVFVLSERGATSSAARWMAERENAADRVGGVNLAGVAAVRDRQLLATMADMSTAAQIRDSLRLGGEVLQGIGRVGRLHKRQVEQAGFAVLRAPDIPSILVETAFISNPEEEQRLRDPAFRAQLVDALADGIQRYFARNPPLARRRVL
- the tsaE gene encoding tRNA (adenosine(37)-N6)-threonylcarbamoyltransferase complex ATPase subunit type 1 TsaE; translated protein: MDSGHPTILATRTLLWPDEAACAADASRLARHLAVHAAQRDVFIALHGPLGAGKTTFVRHLLRALGVAGRIKSPTYGVLEPHVAGEPAAGLSISHFDFYRFDDAREWLDAGFRDVFAAPGLKLAEWPQKAAAVLPPADLALHLEPTDDNARSVRVEAGTRQGWALLQALGPAPA